The following proteins come from a genomic window of Vallitaleaceae bacterium 9-2:
- the glgD gene encoding glucose-1-phosphate adenylyltransferase subunit GlgD: MRALGIILAGGKNERLKELTHMRALAAMPIAGSYRAIDFALSNMTNSNIKKVAVVTQYNARSLVEHLSSAKWWDFGRKHGGLYLLTPYITHDNSLWYRGTADAIYQNLSYLKNSHEPYAIIAQGDGISKIDYNDVLQYHINSHADITIVCKKIQRAQDLSRFGHVVLNEENRIIEFEEKPIDPQGNLVSAGVYIIRRRLLIDLIEAAAKEGRYDFVTDIIVRYRKQKKIMAYVHDGYWMSIAALESYYQVNMDFLNHDLRAYFFKERPSILSKVEDEPPAKFNQGTKVSNSLCSSGCIVNGTLENSLLFRKVFVGKNTVIKNSIILNGTYIGDHCRIENCIVDSKSTIADGSHYVGEAHEPKIVVNKEQIFF, encoded by the coding sequence ATGAGGGCATTAGGAATTATTCTTGCCGGAGGGAAAAATGAACGACTAAAAGAGCTGACGCATATGCGAGCCTTAGCGGCTATGCCCATTGCAGGTAGTTATCGCGCCATCGACTTTGCACTTAGCAACATGACCAACTCAAACATAAAAAAAGTGGCGGTAGTAACCCAATATAATGCACGGTCTTTAGTTGAACACTTAAGTTCAGCAAAATGGTGGGATTTTGGTCGTAAGCATGGTGGACTGTATTTATTGACCCCATATATCACCCATGATAATAGTCTTTGGTATCGCGGAACCGCAGATGCAATATATCAAAATCTTTCTTATTTAAAAAATAGCCATGAACCTTACGCGATTATTGCCCAAGGAGATGGAATCAGTAAGATTGACTATAATGATGTATTACAATATCATATCAACTCCCATGCAGATATTACCATTGTCTGTAAAAAGATACAAAGGGCACAAGACTTATCAAGATTCGGTCATGTCGTATTGAATGAAGAAAACCGAATCATAGAGTTTGAAGAAAAGCCGATTGATCCACAAGGTAATCTTGTCTCAGCAGGAGTATATATTATCCGACGCCGTTTACTTATTGATTTGATTGAAGCAGCAGCAAAAGAAGGACGATATGACTTTGTGACAGACATTATTGTACGTTATAGAAAGCAAAAGAAAATTATGGCGTATGTTCATGACGGATACTGGATGTCTATCGCTGCATTGGAGTCATACTATCAAGTGAATATGGACTTTTTAAATCATGATTTACGGGCATATTTTTTCAAGGAGCGTCCAAGTATTTTATCTAAAGTTGAGGATGAACCACCGGCAAAATTCAACCAAGGAACAAAGGTGTCCAATAGTTTATGTTCTTCAGGATGTATCGTCAACGGAACTTTAGAAAATTCGCTATTGTTTCGCAAGGTCTTTGTAGGTAAAAATACAGTGATTAAAAATTCAATTATTCTTAATGGGACATATATAGGTGACCATTGTCGAATAGAAAACTGTATTGTGGATAGCAAAAGTACCATTGCCGATGGAAGTCACTATGTTGGAGAAGCCCATGAACCTAAGATTGTTGTGAATAAGGAACAAATATTTTTTTAG
- a CDS encoding glucose-1-phosphate adenylyltransferase, which yields MHKKEVVAMVLAGGRGSRLGILTDKTAKPAVSFGGKYRIIDFTLSNCINSGIDTVGVLTQYQPLQLNRHIGIGIPWDLDKSIGGITVLSPYLSRENEAWYSGTANAIFQNIPFIDYYDPEYVLVLSGDHIYKMDYEMMLNNHKLTGADISIAVLPVPYEQAHQFGIMNTDDQHRIIEFEEKPENPKNNLASMGIYIFNWKVLRNALKRAEKNHNNSDFGKHIIPFCLKQEYQVVAYEFEGFWRDVGTLESYWKTNMELISLVPEFNLYEAYWKIYTNNEIQPPQYIADTANVDRCILGEGTEIYGSIFNCVIGSNVTIEKGCMIKDSIIMSNTTIRENTRIERGVISEDVIIGKNVTIGEGENTVNALDPQIYYSGITVVGEDATIPDNVWIGKNCTISGKTTINDYRQQRLESGNSILLEEVDI from the coding sequence ATGCATAAAAAAGAAGTTGTTGCAATGGTACTTGCCGGAGGGCGTGGGAGCCGATTAGGGATACTGACAGATAAGACAGCAAAACCGGCAGTCTCTTTTGGAGGAAAGTATCGAATTATTGATTTTACTTTAAGCAACTGTATTAACTCGGGGATTGATACAGTTGGTGTCTTAACACAATACCAACCACTACAATTAAATCGACATATAGGAATCGGAATTCCTTGGGACTTAGATAAAAGCATTGGCGGTATAACCGTTTTATCACCATATCTAAGTCGTGAAAATGAAGCATGGTATTCAGGAACAGCCAATGCTATTTTTCAAAATATTCCTTTTATTGACTATTATGACCCTGAATATGTTTTAGTCTTATCAGGAGACCATATTTATAAGATGGACTATGAGATGATGTTAAATAATCATAAACTGACCGGCGCAGATATATCCATTGCCGTATTGCCAGTTCCATATGAGCAAGCGCATCAATTTGGGATTATGAACACAGATGACCAGCATCGCATTATTGAGTTTGAAGAAAAACCGGAAAATCCAAAAAATAATTTAGCTTCCATGGGAATCTATATTTTTAATTGGAAAGTATTGCGTAATGCCCTAAAACGCGCAGAAAAAAATCATAACAACAGTGATTTTGGCAAGCATATTATTCCTTTTTGTTTAAAGCAGGAGTATCAAGTGGTTGCATATGAATTTGAAGGTTTTTGGAGAGATGTAGGAACACTAGAGTCATACTGGAAGACGAATATGGAACTGATTAGTCTGGTTCCAGAGTTTAATTTGTATGAAGCGTATTGGAAAATATATACCAATAATGAAATTCAACCGCCCCAATATATTGCCGACACTGCAAATGTAGACCGGTGTATTTTAGGAGAAGGTACAGAAATATACGGCAGTATATTTAACTGTGTCATCGGATCCAATGTGACCATTGAAAAGGGATGTATGATTAAGGACTCGATCATCATGTCAAATACGACGATTCGAGAAAATACTAGAATAGAGCGAGGCGTCATTTCCGAAGATGTAATCATCGGCAAAAACGTTACGATAGGGGAAGGGGAAAATACAGTCAATGCATTAGATCCTCAAATATATTATTCAGGGATAACGGTTGTTGGAGAGGATGCCACTATTCCCGATAATGTATGGATTGGAAAAAATTGTACAATTAGCGGCAAAACCACAATAAATGATTATAGACAGCAACGGCTAGAAAGCGGCAACAGTATTTTATTGGAGGAGGTGGACATATGA
- the purR gene encoding pur operon repressor, whose amino-acid sequence MNRLSKAQRISLITKILVDHPFHMYTLQYFSEKFQCAKSTLSEDINLIEEVFRKNDEGEIISVSGAAGGIYYAAYMKQEKIEKVKQLICHKLNDYKRVIPGGFVYMNDLFFDSKMLKKMARCIITKYREHQIDYVVTIETKGIPLAMAIANELNIPVAVVRKSARLSEGTTMQMNYVTGSSRNIKTMAMPIRSIQRKSNILLVDDFMKAGGTAKGMADLMSEFEANIIGVAVVLATKEPKEKLIKNYYTLVEYDGVDEDKREIKINPA is encoded by the coding sequence ATGAATAGATTATCAAAAGCGCAACGTATTAGTTTAATAACCAAGATTCTTGTAGATCATCCGTTTCATATGTATACGCTACAATACTTTTCTGAAAAGTTTCAATGTGCAAAATCGACACTCAGTGAAGATATTAATCTCATTGAAGAAGTTTTTAGAAAAAACGATGAAGGCGAGATTATCTCGGTTTCAGGGGCGGCTGGTGGAATATATTACGCTGCATATATGAAACAGGAGAAAATTGAAAAGGTCAAGCAATTAATTTGCCATAAATTAAATGATTATAAACGTGTCATTCCTGGAGGATTTGTTTATATGAATGATCTTTTTTTTGATTCAAAAATGTTAAAGAAAATGGCAAGATGCATTATCACAAAATATAGAGAGCATCAAATTGATTATGTCGTGACAATTGAAACAAAAGGGATACCACTAGCGATGGCAATTGCCAATGAACTTAATATCCCGGTGGCAGTTGTTCGAAAATCTGCGAGATTATCCGAAGGTACGACGATGCAAATGAATTATGTGACAGGATCGTCACGAAACATAAAAACAATGGCGATGCCGATTCGCTCGATTCAGAGAAAATCGAATATCCTTTTAGTCGATGATTTTATGAAAGCAGGAGGGACAGCAAAAGGAATGGCAGACTTAATGTCTGAATTTGAAGCTAACATTATTGGAGTTGCCGTGGTTTTAGCAACTAAGGAACCTAAAGAAAAACTGATTAAGAATTATTATACACTCGTTGAATATGATGGCGTTGATGAAGATAAGAGAGAGATTAAAATCAACCCAGCGTAA
- the murC gene encoding UDP-N-acetylmuramate--L-alanine ligase — MKKNNLASYRHVFFIGIGGISMSGLAEVLFNRGLTISGSDQSASDITNHLKSLGANIYIGHDSDHIHKDIDLVVYTAAVKADNPELIKAKALNIDIMERATLLGYIMADYAQSIAVAGTHGKTTTTSMLAHILMAGHLDPTISVGAILKGIHGNFKIGHSDYFVTEACEYNNSFHKFFPTIGLVLNIEEDHLDFFKDIHAIRDSFYQFMQNIDSDGYLIINDAIDDIQQLTANLTCEVISVGSLSSSTYSYDNVSYNKLGHPTFDLYEQGKFVDSIHLHVTGSHNIENALAAIATGRCLNIGLEQIKQGLLDFSGANRRFEYIGTYNGITIIDDYAHHPTEIRKTIEAARHIDINRLYIVFQPHTYSRTKSLYNDFVEALKLADGVIITDIYAAREKDPGDIHASMIVESLSNFDVDIVYIDDFDEICTFIQKNCVPNDMLITMGAGNVNIIGHMLLNK, encoded by the coding sequence ATGAAAAAAAATAATCTTGCATCATATCGACATGTATTTTTTATCGGTATCGGTGGTATAAGTATGAGCGGTCTTGCCGAAGTATTATTTAATCGCGGATTGACTATCAGCGGTTCTGACCAAAGCGCCTCTGACATTACAAACCACCTTAAATCTCTTGGTGCCAACATATATATCGGCCACGATAGCGACCACATCCATAAAGATATTGATTTAGTCGTATATACAGCTGCTGTTAAGGCAGATAATCCTGAGCTGATAAAAGCTAAAGCTTTAAACATTGACATCATGGAACGGGCTACATTACTTGGTTATATTATGGCTGATTATGCCCAGTCTATTGCTGTTGCCGGAACTCATGGAAAGACAACAACAACATCCATGCTTGCCCATATCCTCATGGCCGGACATCTTGATCCAACGATTTCTGTTGGTGCTATCCTCAAAGGTATTCATGGTAATTTTAAAATTGGACATTCCGATTATTTTGTTACTGAAGCATGTGAATATAATAATAGCTTTCACAAATTTTTTCCGACCATCGGGCTTGTATTAAATATTGAAGAAGATCATTTGGATTTTTTCAAAGATATCCATGCCATTCGAGATTCTTTTTATCAATTTATGCAAAACATTGATTCCGACGGTTATCTAATTATTAATGACGCAATTGACGATATTCAACAATTGACAGCGAATCTGACATGTGAGGTTATATCTGTTGGTTCCTTATCCAGTTCTACATATTCTTATGATAATGTCTCCTATAATAAATTGGGGCATCCAACATTTGATTTATATGAACAGGGTAAGTTTGTCGATTCCATTCATCTACATGTTACCGGTTCACATAATATTGAAAACGCCCTTGCCGCTATTGCTACCGGAAGGTGTTTAAATATTGGACTTGAACAAATCAAACAAGGTCTATTGGATTTTTCCGGAGCCAATCGACGCTTTGAGTATATTGGCACCTATAATGGAATCACTATTATTGATGACTACGCCCATCATCCTACAGAAATACGAAAAACTATTGAAGCAGCTAGGCATATTGACATTAATCGTTTATATATTGTTTTTCAACCCCATACTTACTCTCGGACAAAGTCTCTCTACAACGACTTTGTTGAAGCTCTAAAACTTGCTGATGGAGTAATCATCACGGATATCTATGCCGCTAGGGAAAAAGACCCAGGAGATATCCACGCTTCTATGATTGTTGAATCTTTATCAAATTTTGATGTAGATATTGTGTATATTGACGATTTTGATGAAATTTGCACTTTTATCCAAAAAAATTGTGTGCCCAACGATATGTTAATAACTATGGGGGCCGGAAACGTGAATATAATAGGACATATGCTTCTTAATAAATAG
- a CDS encoding DnaD domain protein, protein MNTNYVKLKPHNFVPYTFVPNFFIDQCIAKANGEFIKVYLILLRYMTCGNLNLNLTQIADILLMTESDVLRALNYFQSERIITLTFENHQLTEIHFNHLEPTEPNDPQNDPDRGTPNALHRESPMPDYNMSIQHDEVKPQPQTRPSNHLRVIHTKPDYTNQEIANFASQDEFTQLFYIIQKYLGKTLSSEEVKTVIGFHDWLGLPIDVIELMIEYCVDNDHRNMRYIEKVAIDWADNAINTIEKAKVRTETYKRSYFTILKAYGITDRSPTPQQIKLMDRWLNSYQMDISVIEEACMRTINQINKAEMRYTDSILASWSNQGVKTLADLKNIDEDNKKTYASPKANPSSHTKSSAKRPNAFNDYDQRQYDYEALEKKAMELRMQEFNGKRFSS, encoded by the coding sequence GTGAATACAAATTATGTAAAATTAAAACCACACAACTTCGTGCCTTATACATTTGTTCCTAATTTTTTTATAGATCAATGTATAGCGAAAGCAAATGGCGAATTCATAAAGGTATATCTCATTTTATTGCGATATATGACTTGCGGAAACTTAAATTTAAACTTAACACAGATTGCTGACATTCTTTTAATGACAGAATCTGATGTCCTTCGTGCCCTGAATTATTTTCAAAGTGAACGTATCATAACGTTAACCTTTGAAAATCATCAATTGACAGAAATACATTTTAATCATCTTGAGCCTACAGAGCCAAATGATCCACAAAATGATCCTGACCGCGGAACACCCAATGCACTCCATCGTGAATCCCCCATGCCCGATTATAATATGTCTATACAACACGATGAAGTTAAACCGCAACCTCAAACACGTCCATCCAATCACTTGCGTGTTATCCATACTAAACCGGACTATACGAATCAAGAGATTGCCAACTTTGCTTCACAAGATGAATTCACCCAATTATTCTATATCATTCAAAAATACTTGGGTAAAACCTTATCCAGCGAGGAAGTAAAAACGGTTATAGGCTTTCATGATTGGTTAGGGCTTCCAATTGACGTGATTGAACTTATGATTGAATATTGTGTCGATAACGACCATCGAAATATGCGTTACATTGAAAAAGTTGCTATTGATTGGGCAGACAACGCCATCAATACTATTGAAAAAGCAAAGGTTCGAACAGAAACCTATAAACGCTCGTATTTTACTATTTTAAAGGCGTATGGAATTACTGACCGTTCACCTACACCGCAACAAATTAAGCTTATGGACCGTTGGCTAAATTCTTATCAGATGGATATCAGCGTTATTGAAGAAGCGTGTATGCGAACCATTAATCAAATCAATAAAGCAGAAATGCGCTATACGGACAGTATTTTAGCAAGTTGGTCTAATCAAGGTGTCAAAACCCTTGCCGATCTTAAGAACATTGATGAAGACAACAAAAAGACCTATGCGTCACCAAAAGCAAACCCTTCATCTCATACTAAATCTTCTGCAAAACGTCCAAATGCTTTTAATGATTACGATCAACGCCAATATGATTATGAGGCATTGGAGAAAAAAGCAATGGAACTGCGCATGCAAGAGTTTAATGGAAAGAGGTTTTCTTCATGA
- a CDS encoding ATP-binding protein, producing the protein MSMTKSDYNKIMRAYDQRKATNSQLQNKRMEEVFSNIPQLETIHKKISSLGLTAIQKTIANPEHKATYAQELTLNLDKLKQQKATLLKNNGYPADYLEPIYTCSDCKDSGYIQNQKCHCLKQAIIDYAYEQSNLKQILEKENFSTFSFDYYSKEKDPKTGMSSFENMRSVHQACLNFVEDFNTTFNNLILYGRSGLGKTFLCNSIAKELLDQGKTVIYLSSFQLFRLFENYRFHKEEEIVTNDDIETIFQCDLLIIDDLGTEFNNALTSAELFNCLNSRLMNRRATVISTNLNPNEWVNKYSERIVSRIFGYYTQLKLFGSDIRLMRYQ; encoded by the coding sequence ATGAGTATGACCAAAAGTGATTATAATAAAATTATGCGTGCTTATGACCAACGTAAGGCCACCAATAGTCAATTACAGAATAAGCGCATGGAAGAAGTCTTTTCAAACATCCCTCAGCTTGAGACGATCCATAAGAAGATTTCATCTCTGGGATTAACCGCCATTCAAAAAACCATAGCCAATCCTGAACATAAAGCAACTTATGCTCAAGAATTAACACTGAATTTGGATAAGCTTAAACAGCAAAAAGCTACCTTACTAAAAAACAACGGATACCCCGCTGATTATTTAGAACCGATTTATACGTGTAGTGATTGTAAAGATAGCGGTTATATTCAAAATCAAAAATGTCATTGTCTTAAGCAGGCTATTATAGATTATGCCTATGAGCAATCCAACTTAAAACAGATTTTGGAAAAAGAAAATTTTTCTACATTTTCATTTGATTATTATTCAAAAGAAAAGGATCCAAAGACTGGAATGTCTTCTTTTGAAAATATGCGTTCAGTGCATCAAGCATGCTTAAATTTTGTTGAAGATTTTAATACAACATTTAACAATCTAATATTATATGGACGCTCAGGATTGGGGAAAACGTTTTTGTGCAATAGCATTGCCAAAGAGTTGTTAGATCAAGGAAAAACAGTTATTTATCTCTCCTCATTCCAATTATTTAGATTATTTGAAAACTATCGTTTTCATAAAGAAGAAGAAATTGTCACCAATGATGATATCGAAACCATTTTTCAATGTGATCTTCTCATCATTGATGACCTTGGCACTGAATTTAACAATGCGCTAACCAGTGCAGAATTGTTCAATTGCTTAAATTCAAGATTAATGAACCGCCGAGCAACTGTTATCTCAACAAACCTAAATCCAAATGAGTGGGTAAATAAATATTCAGAGCGTATTGTTTCTCGAATATTTGGCTATTATACCCAGCTCAAATTATTTGGATCTGATATTCGCTTAATGCGATACCAATAA
- a CDS encoding methyl-accepting chemotaxis protein encodes MNNIVRADVQKKNNFMLLATSISMVIGMSYSLFGPGTDRIAYYYGVELLFVIASYFITTKILQKAHVFGYASVIILGGASIGIGLVHGGTLMALLICFFILVFGVVQLNVRLFGLGTVISLVSLVINTINPQHDATYLTENIGGIILTFLLTAFLLGVVVFLCNKQFVHLQQMFSQLEDQSREKEDVSSRAQDAISNILDNIEKVNQRLIESVNEQTNVLGTMKEVSNASQDEQEQIHQIAQNASENNVKITELTELASALADSTNNVYNLSTSGVNDMKTLEMHMGELNEVIKELAGNFVTLSDKIEETTSFTANIQEITEQTNLLALNASIEAARAGEAGKGFAVVADEIRKLAETTKTATVKITDNLTSVTATNNLAKESMEDSSKKLQDSLNSTHLVNENFNELKTIVNEIKLAFDTLENISHSIKDNTDDVDQAATRLVSMIENTTASMEEISASNTIITENNKEISDVMKETSDKAKHLLVSH; translated from the coding sequence ATGAATAATATTGTAAGGGCCGATGTTCAAAAAAAGAATAATTTTATGTTGCTTGCGACGAGTATCTCTATGGTTATAGGGATGAGTTATTCGCTATTTGGACCGGGAACAGATAGGATTGCCTATTATTATGGAGTGGAGTTATTATTCGTCATCGCATCATATTTTATTACAACTAAAATCCTTCAGAAGGCACATGTATTTGGATATGCAAGTGTTATCATTCTTGGAGGCGCAAGCATTGGTATTGGGTTAGTTCATGGTGGAACACTGATGGCATTGCTTATATGCTTTTTTATCCTTGTGTTTGGCGTTGTACAACTCAATGTACGCCTATTTGGTCTTGGAACGGTGATTAGCCTTGTATCCTTGGTTATTAACACAATAAATCCCCAACACGATGCGACTTATCTTACCGAAAATATAGGTGGGATTATATTGACTTTTTTGTTAACAGCATTTCTCTTAGGCGTTGTCGTATTCCTATGTAATAAACAATTTGTACACTTGCAGCAAATGTTTTCACAACTAGAAGATCAAAGTCGAGAAAAAGAAGACGTATCATCAAGAGCTCAAGATGCCATTAGTAATATTTTAGATAATATTGAAAAAGTAAATCAACGTCTCATTGAAAGTGTAAATGAGCAGACAAATGTGTTAGGAACTATGAAAGAAGTCTCAAATGCCAGCCAAGATGAACAAGAACAGATTCATCAAATTGCTCAAAATGCTTCGGAAAACAATGTAAAGATTACAGAATTAACAGAGCTTGCCAGTGCTTTAGCAGACAGTACGAATAATGTCTATAATCTTTCAACATCGGGTGTTAATGATATGAAAACACTTGAGATGCATATGGGAGAACTCAATGAAGTGATAAAAGAGTTAGCGGGTAATTTTGTAACACTATCAGATAAGATTGAAGAAACAACTAGCTTTACAGCAAATATTCAAGAAATCACAGAACAGACCAACTTGCTTGCACTGAATGCGTCAATTGAAGCAGCACGTGCAGGAGAAGCAGGCAAAGGTTTTGCGGTGGTAGCGGATGAAATACGAAAACTTGCTGAAACGACAAAGACTGCGACCGTCAAAATTACAGATAATCTGACAAGTGTAACTGCAACCAACAACCTTGCAAAAGAGAGTATGGAAGATAGTAGTAAAAAGCTTCAGGATAGTTTGAACTCTACACATTTAGTTAATGAAAACTTTAATGAGTTAAAGACAATTGTCAATGAAATAAAACTTGCTTTTGATACACTTGAAAATATATCGCATTCTATCAAAGACAATACGGATGATGTGGACCAAGCGGCCACACGTTTAGTTTCAATGATTGAAAATACAACAGCAAGTATGGAAGAAATCAGCGCAAGCAATACCATTATTACTGAAAATAACAAAGAAATATCCGATGTTATGAAAGAAACATCGGATAAGGCAAAACACTTATTGGTATCGCATTAA
- a CDS encoding AAA family ATPase — MIIKELELLHFGKFHDKKIVLNDQVNLIYGLNESGKTTLWHFIVGMFFGFFKPYIKTRRYLEVHGKYQPWESSQYCGSMTIYDEGLKRTLRIYRNFRQGEEAVTVHDVDTGEDITGLYEMHPVFRLPDIAKMHLKLSYFGYTNMGAISQLGHATDDNLLIELKQAVVNALSSKTLNVSMHKLQQKLDNEIGRIGSKNKKTSVYAKSIEKLESLQIERQHVLNNEQKLFEDIQYQKTLEHDLATVQEQLYYVQVYEQYIQKKQLSERLDHIKALNQEQYNIQEKITTIKRNTPYSLEEIYDAKEKYAEKFRLESTLSTLEQKYQEDHKIQDDLLDQLKSCEEQEKTFKPQPQQWKNYGFWGLLFFMGLIGIFSLIQHLWGLAVLMGVAMGVQSILGVFRQRHIAKQRADKAMLAQQKQQYYEQLEKVKEQGDTIQGSIRQVHQQLVKINEELMPIMNLLAMQNIHDFEERIAEYQKIKGYELERIRLEEQEKNLLGANDYASLEKQVQAYDFAKNERIMQKWNQEQLNAWKDSKEMLLDKQQQIRYEQIKISTQLQESRKAYKTLTSIDEEIEETQKRKQGYEHELKVYKIIDTTLEKITKELKYEFAPSMNQTLSHLLTKITSGKYTEVKITSDMEIMFKDPISKRMQGVSTLSRGTMDLFYIAFRYAIAKWSQHDQQIPFVLDEVFAYFDDARLNDAMDALTEFNAQVILFTCQEREKILAENKSMHIIHL; from the coding sequence ATGATCATAAAAGAACTTGAACTATTACATTTTGGAAAGTTTCACGACAAAAAAATAGTATTGAATGACCAGGTCAATCTTATATATGGATTAAATGAATCAGGTAAGACCACTCTATGGCACTTTATTGTAGGTATGTTTTTTGGTTTTTTTAAACCATATATTAAAACCCGGCGTTACCTAGAGGTCCATGGAAAGTACCAACCATGGGAAAGCTCTCAATATTGTGGAAGTATGACCATTTATGATGAAGGCCTAAAACGTACACTGCGAATCTATAGAAACTTTCGTCAAGGGGAAGAAGCGGTTACGGTTCATGATGTAGATACGGGGGAAGATATTACAGGTTTATATGAGATGCATCCTGTTTTTCGTTTACCAGACATTGCAAAAATGCATCTAAAGCTTTCGTATTTTGGTTATACGAATATGGGCGCCATATCTCAATTAGGTCATGCAACAGATGATAATTTGCTGATTGAGCTTAAACAAGCCGTTGTTAATGCATTATCCAGTAAAACCTTAAATGTGTCGATGCACAAATTACAACAAAAGCTTGATAATGAAATAGGACGCATCGGCTCAAAAAACAAAAAAACATCGGTATATGCAAAATCCATCGAAAAACTTGAAAGCCTTCAAATAGAACGCCAACATGTCCTTAATAATGAGCAGAAGCTTTTTGAAGATATCCAATATCAAAAGACGCTTGAACATGACTTAGCAACAGTTCAGGAACAATTATACTATGTTCAAGTCTATGAACAATATATACAAAAAAAACAATTAAGTGAACGTTTAGACCATATTAAAGCCCTCAATCAGGAACAATACAATATCCAAGAAAAGATTACCACCATTAAGCGTAATACACCTTATAGTCTTGAAGAAATTTATGATGCCAAGGAAAAATATGCAGAAAAGTTTCGACTGGAAAGTACGTTGTCAACCTTAGAACAAAAATATCAAGAAGATCACAAAATACAAGACGATCTATTAGACCAATTAAAAAGTTGTGAAGAGCAAGAAAAAACGTTTAAACCACAACCCCAACAATGGAAGAACTATGGCTTTTGGGGACTGCTTTTTTTCATGGGGCTTATAGGTATATTTAGCCTCATCCAACATCTATGGGGACTAGCTGTACTTATGGGAGTGGCGATGGGCGTGCAAAGTATCTTGGGCGTATTCAGACAGAGACATATAGCCAAGCAAAGAGCAGATAAAGCCATGTTAGCCCAGCAAAAGCAACAATATTATGAACAATTGGAAAAAGTAAAAGAACAAGGGGATACTATTCAAGGGAGTATTCGACAAGTACATCAACAATTAGTAAAGATCAATGAAGAATTAATGCCGATCATGAACTTGTTGGCAATGCAAAACATACATGACTTTGAAGAACGTATAGCTGAATATCAAAAAATCAAGGGCTATGAATTAGAACGTATTCGATTGGAAGAACAGGAAAAAAATCTTCTGGGAGCCAATGATTATGCAAGCCTTGAAAAACAAGTGCAAGCCTATGATTTCGCAAAAAATGAACGTATAATGCAAAAATGGAATCAGGAACAGTTAAATGCATGGAAAGATTCCAAAGAAATGCTTCTGGACAAACAGCAGCAAATCAGATATGAGCAAATCAAGATATCGACCCAGTTGCAGGAAAGTCGAAAAGCATATAAAACACTTACATCTATAGATGAAGAAATAGAGGAAACGCAAAAAAGAAAACAAGGTTATGAACATGAATTAAAAGTCTATAAGATTATAGATACAACGTTGGAAAAAATAACCAAGGAGCTTAAATATGAGTTTGCCCCTTCGATGAACCAAACACTTTCACACTTACTCACAAAAATAACCTCTGGGAAATATACAGAGGTAAAGATTACATCGGATATGGAGATTATGTTTAAGGACCCTATCTCAAAACGAATGCAAGGGGTTTCAACATTAAGCCGAGGAACGATGGATCTATTTTATATTGCCTTTAGATATGCTATTGCAAAATGGAGTCAGCATGATCAGCAGATTCCTTTTGTGTTGGATGAAGTTTTTGCGTATTTTGATGATGCTAGACTGAACGATGCAATGGATGCATTAACCGAGTTTAATGCCCAGGTAATTTTATTTACCTGCCAAGAGCGTGAAAAAATATTGGCTGAAAATAAATCAATGCACATTATACATTTATAA